The Thermococcus eurythermalis genomic sequence GATGAAGATAGGCTTTGCGGGGTGATGTGAGATGATACTCGAATACGCGATTGGGGCTTTCATCCTCGGTGGTCTCGTCGGCCTGCTTAGGGACTACAAGGCCACGGTTAAGGCGTCAAGCTTCATGGCTTTCCTCGGCTCACTCGCCCTCCTCTGGCAGGTTTACGAAGTTTACACCAGCGGCCCTGTCTCGGGCGACCTCTTCGGAATCCCCATCAGGATAAATGACCTCTCGATAGTGTTCCTCCTCATAATTGGCCTCGTCGGAGCGGCGGCTTCGCTCTTCGCGATAAACTACATGGAGCTCTTCGAAAAGGTCGGCAAGGGCTGGGTCTACGCGATAGCGTACAACACCTTCCTTGCGAGCATGGCCCTCATCGTTACCGCGGACAGCATGGAGTACTTCGTCATGGGCTGGGAGCTTATGACCCTCAGCTCGTTCGTGCTGGTGTTCTTCAGCGAAAAAGCGAGGGATGTCAACGCGAGCGTCAAGTACTACATCACCATGCACTTCCTCGACACGATTCCGCTCTTCCTCGCCCTGGGAACCGCTTATTCTCTGATTGGAAACTTTGAAGAACTTACCTTTGAGAACATAGCGAACGCGATGGCAACCGCCCCTGCCAGCACCAAGGCCGTCTTCACGGCGCTCCTCATGGTGGCGTTCATGGCAAAGTCGGGTATGGTGCCATTCCACTTCTGGGTTGCCGAGACCTACAGGGCCGCTCCAACCAGCATTTCGGCTGTAATGGCCGGTGCAATGGAGAAAGTGGCCATCTATGGCCTCATAGCCCTCATCTGGAGAACCGTCGGAACGAGCTACAACCTCGGCCTCTTCGTTGCGGTGATAGGCGCGATAACCCTCACCGTCGGAACCCTCTACGCCCTCAGGGAGACCAACGCCAAGAGGCTCTTGGCTTACTCGTCCATCGGCCAGATGGGCTACGTCTGGTTCGGCCTCGGAGTAGGAATGGCCCTCATCCCGAAGGGTGGCTTCCTCGGTGCCGTTGGAGCGCTTGGGGCCTTCGCGGGACTCTTCCACGCCCTCAACCACGCGATATTCAAGGCCTCGCTCTTCCTCTCGACTGGGGCAGTTGAGTACAGGACTGGAACAGTTGAGCTCAACGAGCTCGGTGGCCTCGGTAAGGCGATGAAGGTAACAGCTTTGGCGGCGCTCTTCGCCTCGCTCGCCATAAGTGGTGTTCCGCCCTTCAACGGCTTCATAAGCAAGTGGCTCATCTACGTCTCGGGCTACTATTCCGACAGTTACATCCTGGCCCTCGGCGCCGTCCTCGCGGCATTCCTCAGTGCGGGAACTCTGGCGTATTCAATAAAGCTCTATGGTGCCCAGTTCGGCGGTGAGATGAAGCGCTACGAGAACGTCGAGGAGGTTCCAGCTGGGATGCTCGTTGGCCAGTGGGTTCTCGCAGGCTTAACGCTCCTCATAGGCGTCTTCCCTGGAACTGTAACGGGAATCCTCAACGTCTTCAACGCCCCGATAAACGAGAACCTCTACAAGATTGGCTTCCAGTCGGTGATGTTCTCTCCAGTGCTCTTCGTGATAGTTCTCGGAATACTGGCCTTTGGACTCTACCTCGTCTTCAAACCGGAGTTCGGAAAGGAAGCCAAGCCCTGGGACTGCGGTGCAACGAAGCTTGACGAGGACGAGTACAGGATAAACGCCGAGGGCTACTACCTCAAGTACGAGGAGAAGATAGGCTCGTTCTATAGGTTAGGCGACTGGTTCTACCGCGTCGGAGCTGGAGCAATTCACTACATAACCAAGGCTTACCTCTGGATGGCGAGCTACTTCACCAAGATAGTTGACACACCGTACACCAAGATAGAGACCCTCGACGACCTCCGCGAGAGGGAGATAATGCACATAGACGAGGAGGTCTTCAAGCCACTCGTCAGGTTCCTTAACATCGCCAGGGACGTCCTCCCAGGGATGAGGCTTGGAACCTTCGTCGTGCTGGCCCTTGTGGTGGTGGGAGCGATTGTTGGAATACTGATAGCACTGTGAGGTGAGGGAGATGGAGATAGACGCGGTCAAACTTGGATTCAGCCTTGCGGGCATCGTCCTGTTCCTGTTCCTGCCTCCTCTCCTAGACGGTATAGCCAGAAGGGTTAAGGCGAGGCTCCAGTACAGGCGCGGACCACCGCTCATGCAGACATGGTACGATCTCAACAAGCTCTTTGCCCTCCCCTCGGTCAAGCCGACCAAGAGCGCGCTCTTCACATGGGCACCCTATTTGGCACTCGCTTCGGCGATGTCGGCGGCCCTGCTCCTCCCCTACGGCAATGTAGTCCCCGTGGACTTTGGATTCAACTTAGTGGTGTTCTTCTACGTGGTGCTGATGGTCAGCGTCTTCCTTATCCTGGCTGGCCTCAGCGTCCAGAACGCCTTCAGCCACATAGGTTCGTCGAGGGAGATGCAGATCGTCCTCACCGTCGAACCGCTAATAGCGATAATCTATGGCGTCCTTGCTTATAACGCAGGCTCGCTTAACATAGCGGACATCGTGGCCAATCTCCACTTCACCCCCTCGTTGCTGTTGGCATACATAATCCTGGCGTACGCGCTCTACGTTGAGAGCGGCTTCGTGCCCTTCGACATAGCCGAGGCGGAGCAGGAGGTCATAGGTGGGCCTCTGGCAGAGTACAGCGGAAGGCTCCTTGGAGTCTTCTACTACGCCATCTACATCAAGCGCTTCGCCCTGCTGTGGTTCTTCGTCAGCCTGCTGACCCTTCCGTGGGTCGGACCAGTAGACACGGCAGAGAAGGCAGTACTGGTGCTGGCCCTCCAGTTCCTGCTGACGATAGCGCTCTACCCCGTTATATCGGCTCTGGAAGCCACCAACGCAAGGCTTAGGGTAGACCACGTTGTCAAGATGAACGTTAGAATGTTCTTCGCAGGTCTGATAGTGTTCGCGATGGCGTTCATGGGGTGGTGAAAATGGTTAGGACGAAGGATTTGGAAGCTCACTCCGAGTTTGAATGCAGGGCATGTGAAAAGGGCCACTGCAGAAGGGCGGACGTTAACGAAATCCTGGCTGAAAGGAAGGGTCTGAGGGAGTTTTACGAGGCCTTCAAGGAGCACATTAGAGAGTGCAAGAGGATGAGCTACGGCCAGTATCAGTTCGTGATTGATAGGGAGGTCCTTCCCGAGGCGGTGCTCTGGTGGCACAACCACCCCGAGTTCAAGGAGACCCACCTCTCGACCGCCGTTGGAACCGACGAGAGACCGCTCAACGGCAAGTTCGTCTACATGCCTTTCCTCAACGTCCAGGTTGAGCCCTTCAACATGGACGAGAACTATTACGTCTTCCTCAGAGCCTATCTGCCCGCTGACGACCCCAGCTTCCCGAGTGTGGCCGAGAAGCTTCCAGCGGCGCTCTGGATAGAGAGAGAAGTTAAGGACTTGCTCGGCTTCAACCCCGTTGGCCACCCAGACCCGAGGAGGCTTATCCTCCCAGAGGACTGGCCGGAGGGAGTTTATCCTCTTAGAAAGGACATGGATTACAGGCACTCTCCCGTCACTGAACCGAAGACGGAGTTCAAGGAAACCCCTAAAGGTACGTCGCTCGTCCCGATGGGTCCGGTTCACGCTGGCATAGAGGAGCCTGCCCACTTCAGGCTCTTCGTCAAGGGCGAGGAAATAGTGGACGTTGACTACCGCGGCTTCTACTCCCACCGCGGAATAGAGAAGACCGGTGAGGGAAGACTTACCTACAACCAGGTGCTCTTCTTG encodes the following:
- a CDS encoding proton-conducting transporter transmembrane domain-containing protein translates to MILEYAIGAFILGGLVGLLRDYKATVKASSFMAFLGSLALLWQVYEVYTSGPVSGDLFGIPIRINDLSIVFLLIIGLVGAAASLFAINYMELFEKVGKGWVYAIAYNTFLASMALIVTADSMEYFVMGWELMTLSSFVLVFFSEKARDVNASVKYYITMHFLDTIPLFLALGTAYSLIGNFEELTFENIANAMATAPASTKAVFTALLMVAFMAKSGMVPFHFWVAETYRAAPTSISAVMAGAMEKVAIYGLIALIWRTVGTSYNLGLFVAVIGAITLTVGTLYALRETNAKRLLAYSSIGQMGYVWFGLGVGMALIPKGGFLGAVGALGAFAGLFHALNHAIFKASLFLSTGAVEYRTGTVELNELGGLGKAMKVTALAALFASLAISGVPPFNGFISKWLIYVSGYYSDSYILALGAVLAAFLSAGTLAYSIKLYGAQFGGEMKRYENVEEVPAGMLVGQWVLAGLTLLIGVFPGTVTGILNVFNAPINENLYKIGFQSVMFSPVLFVIVLGILAFGLYLVFKPEFGKEAKPWDCGATKLDEDEYRINAEGYYLKYEEKIGSFYRLGDWFYRVGAGAIHYITKAYLWMASYFTKIVDTPYTKIETLDDLREREIMHIDEEVFKPLVRFLNIARDVLPGMRLGTFVVLALVVVGAIVGILIAL
- a CDS encoding respiratory chain complex I subunit 1 family protein; protein product: MEIDAVKLGFSLAGIVLFLFLPPLLDGIARRVKARLQYRRGPPLMQTWYDLNKLFALPSVKPTKSALFTWAPYLALASAMSAALLLPYGNVVPVDFGFNLVVFFYVVLMVSVFLILAGLSVQNAFSHIGSSREMQIVLTVEPLIAIIYGVLAYNAGSLNIADIVANLHFTPSLLLAYIILAYALYVESGFVPFDIAEAEQEVIGGPLAEYSGRLLGVFYYAIYIKRFALLWFFVSLLTLPWVGPVDTAEKAVLVLALQFLLTIALYPVISALEATNARLRVDHVVKMNVRMFFAGLIVFAMAFMGW